The proteins below come from a single Periophthalmus magnuspinnatus isolate fPerMag1 chromosome 7, fPerMag1.2.pri, whole genome shotgun sequence genomic window:
- the fam217ba gene encoding uncharacterized protein fam217ba yields the protein MGPIMQERTAGTTLKRAVSKDKIRVKNTENAGPVTSSKKGNKVKKAATVKNGLPGPGQEKDAAAPVQKTVHSKGVRLKSGASKNTSKLSSPEDEGVIRPQLRKHSSSHRKEEKQEIQRLSQCSIDMNQKCGAMGKNRRALSLPLSPISPGLRQMPAHPLTHSPVPTPEALQRHYNQKEDDTDSASDLSDSERLPILPSPCTPCTPPHLNLRAEVINTLDLPPDFPGPRGTETDDEEDDNEKTSYSYPDFLPPPFNSWSLRQLAVFLHTEGRGAPRPKPVGPLEKYLERLLQLEWHQIQTVQVESNRPPGTKQRPQGFPSATLAHPPRPHTAPSSRLNSPKGVRQNQRGFPFTPVNNPPSPATASRFPVCPHCHIRYPLCNGSCSAYVYQRHSRLSPLMERKARPGAPIKRSSSETRTNSTEGRSPGGPQTPVSPSAAKSHLKHMQAAGNARKPSQDGDTDKRAPVRRSRVRANSETDVKKEPAGFKATSAEKHALAASKREALTVKKAEKDWQRGEAGGQPTKTAIKRAAKEPQSSKAPLSSKNNGKTKNVHFVSK from the exons ATGGGCCCCATCATGCAGGAGCGCACAGCAGGCACGACGCTCAAACGCGCTGTTTCCAAAGACAAAATCCGGgtgaaaaacactgaaaatgcGGGGCCAGTGACCAG TTCAAAGAAAGGCAACAAGGTGAAGAAAGCAGCGACAGTGAAAAACGGCCTCCCAGGACCTGGTCAGGAAAAGGACGCAGCTGCTCCAGTGCAAAAG ACTGTACACTCCAAGGGTGTGAGGCTCAAGTCTGGAGCCTCAAAGAACACGAGCAAGCTGTCAAG CCCTGAAGATGAAGGAGTTATAAGACCACAACTCCGAAAGCACTCGTCTTCTcacagaaaagaagaaaagcaaGAAATCCAGCGTTTGTCCCAATGCAGCATCGATATGAACCAGAAATGTGGGGCCATGGGGAAGAATCGACGTGCCCTGTCCTTGCCCCTCTCACCAATTTCTCCAGGCCTACGTCAGATGCCAGCACACCCCCTAACTCACTCTCCTGTCCCCACTCCAGAGGCCCTACAGCGTCATTACAACCAGAAGGAGGACGACACAGACAGCGCCAGTGATCTCTCTGATTCAGAAAGGCTCCCAATACTGCCGTCCCCCTGCACCCCCTGCACCCCTCCTCATCTCAATCTCCGCGCTGAAGTAATCAACACCCTTGATTTACCTCCAGACTTCCCCGGACCAAGAGGGACTGAAACAGATGACGAAGAGGAtgacaatgaaaaaacaagctACAGCTACCCAGATTTCCTGCCTCCTCCATTTAACAGCTGGAGCTTAAGACAACTCGCAGTCTTCCTTCACACAGAAGGTCGCGGTGCACCTCGGCCTAAACCTGTGGGTCCTTTAGAGAAGTATCTAGAGAGGCTGCTGCAACTCGAGTGGCATCAAATCCAAACAGTTCAAGTGGAAAGCAATCGTCCTCCCGGGACAAAACAGAGACCTCAGGGGTTTCCCTCTGCTACTCTGGCTCACCCGCCCAGACCCCACACTGCCCCTTCATCCCGACTAAACTCCCCCAAAGGCGTCCGTCAAAACCAGAGAGGATTCCCATTCACTCCTGTCAACAACCCGCCATCTCCTGCCACGGCGTCGCGGTTCCCCGTGTGCCCGCATTGCCATATCCGATATCCTCTGTGTAATGGTAGCTGCTCCGCCTACGTCTACCAGCGGCACTCCAGACTCAGCCCCTTAATGGAGAGAAAAGCCAGACCTGGGGCGCCCATCaagaggagcagcagtgagACACGCACTAACTCCACTGAAGGCAGAAGTCCTGGGGGACCTCAAACTCCTGTCAGCCCGTCTGCAGCAAAGAGTCATCTCAAACACATGCAGGCAGCCGGCAATGCACGGAAACCATCCCAAGATGGTGACACTGATAAGAGGGCACCTGTGAGGAGGAGCCGTGTGCGGGCCAACTCTGAGACGGATGTGAAGAAGGAGCCTGCTGGGTTTAAAGCCACAAGTGCTGAGAAACATGCTTTAGCTGCCAGTAAGAGAGAGGCCCTCACTGTAAAGAAGGCAGAGAAGGACtggcagagaggagaggcagggggTCAGCCCACCAAAACTGCCATAAAAAGAGCGGCTAAAGAGCCACAGTCCTCCAAAGCACCTctaagtagtaaaaataatggcaaaactaaaaatgtgcactttgtctCAAAGTAA
- the ppp1r3da gene encoding protein phosphatase 1, regulatory subunit 3Da, translating to MHKDWFIGHQRISPSESEQQELSSSSSSAPRPSMTINLTQMLRAEKANAERPPVPIRPPSRTTVPRKHDPHLSLSCEPTPKPIIRRSHSLPPSSEKKAQCKNVGVRFVDSLGLDLEDVRLFKKGDDPSVPPHVTFRLLMGAELADGKHLEISLPYLKPVFDQQPGDAPHFLQCLEQQKVCLERVMCFELGIIGVAQVLNLHFEKEVIARYSFTEWKSSTETQATWVSSVTKMLEGGGQLSCDTFRFHLPVPPFLQPGAVLEFAIRYKVCGREYWDNNNGKNYKLVCENYKLSVPRECEDSMVHFI from the coding sequence ATGCATAAAGACTGGTTTATTGGGCACCAAAGAATCTCCCCTTCAGAATCAGAGCAGCAGGAGTTGTCCAGTTCCTCCAGCTCTGCCCCCAGACCCAGCATGACGATCAACTTGACTCAGATGCTACGTGCAGAAAAAGCCAATGCGGAGAGGCCACCGGTGCCAATACGCCCCCCCAGCCGAACCACAGTGCCAAGGAAACATGACCCCCACCTCAGCCTTTCCTGCGAGCCCACGCCAAAACCTATCATCCGCCGATCGCACTCGTTGCCTCCCTCCTCTGAGAAGAAGGCACAGTGTAAAAATGTAGGAGTGAGGTTTGTTGACTCTTTGGGGCTTGATTTGGAAGATGTTCGACTTTTTAAAAAGGGCGATGATCCCTCTGTACCCCCTCATGTTACTTTCCGGTTACTTATGGGAGCTGAGTTGGCAGATGGGAAGCATTTAGAAATCTCCTTACCGTATTTAAAACCAGTGTTTGATCAGCAACCGGGGGATGCGCCACATTTTCTCCAATGCCTAGAACAGCAGAAAGTCTGTTTAGAGAGAGTTATGTGTTTTGAACTCGGCATTATTGGGGTTGCCCAGGTTCTCAACTTACACTTTGAGAAAGAAGTTATTGCTCGCTATTCATTTACTGAGTGGAAAAGCAGCACTGAAACTCAGGCGACTTGGGTGTCATCTGTCACCAAAATgttggagggaggggggcagttGAGTTGCGACACATTTCGATTCCACTTGCCTGTTCCTCCTTTCCTTCAGCCTGGTGCTGTGTTGGAGTTTGCCATCCGATACAAAGTCTGCGGGCGTGAATACTGGGACAATAATAACGGGAAGAATTACAAGTTAGTTTGTGAGAATTATAAACTGTCAGTGCCGCGAGAGTGTGAGGATAGCATGGTGCACTTCATTTAA